From Penicillium psychrofluorescens genome assembly, chromosome: 1, one genomic window encodes:
- a CDS encoding uncharacterized protein (ID:PFLUO_000652-T1.cds;~source:funannotate): MPYIDPKAYYAAYDAAKQTHLDSLLAKINFDALTDVASKARDGILCRIPALDHGLKQAVSTQMGGQNCHLDLEFDDGVTWIVRLRLCDPLLPPQPVQDHIFLSEVATLEFLTETAVPSPKVYLYQLESPENLVGSSFVLMEKIPGAALQWNDASSEQRTKVMQQLVDIFLELEKHPLKQTGSLIPADVRDKVGGFAQAPLFETPEKTLGPFTKLETAYKAMITGQMNAISNKEITSLPVDNYLAFCWRLSALSLLTSSEANEGPFYLKHYDDKGDHILVDDDYNITGIIDWEFASAEAKDLAFSSPCMMWPVGDYYDGLNNLSEEETEFAHMFEIRGRKDISEIILNGRRWQRFLFFLGGGVEEDESTFESLFQGLRKSFAVDGEQSVSSYEDWKVEAINQYSKEDHVLQRLLREERAKNRKE; encoded by the exons ATGCCCTACATCG ACCCTAAAGCATATTATGCCGCATATGACGCTGCCAAACAAACTCACCTCGACTCTTTGCTGGCCAAAATCAACTTCGATGCTCTAACGGACGTGGCTAGTAAAGCTAGGGATGGTATTCTTTGTCGCATTCCAGCACTTGATCATGGCCTGAAACAGGCTGTATCGACCCAGATGGGGGGCCAAAACTGCCATCTTGACTTGGAATTCGATGACGGGGTGACGTGGATTGTTAGACTTCGTCTCTGTGACCCCCTGCTTCCCCCGCAGCCCGTTCAAGACCACATCTTCTTGAGTGAAGTCGCTACACTAGAGTTTCTCACAGAGACAGCTGTCCCTTCTCCCAAAGTCTACCTTTACCAGCTAGAATCACCCGAAAACCTAGTTGGCTCTTCATTTGTTCTTATGGAGAAGATTCCCGGAGCGGCCTTACAGTGGAATGATGCTAGCTCGGAGCAGCGTACTAAAGTCATGCAGCAGTTAGTGGACATATTTTTGGAGCTTGAGAAACATCCACTCAAGCAGACTGGGTCACTTATCCCAGCGGATGTACGGGATAAGGTTGGTGGTTTTGCCCAAGCACCGTTATTTGAAACGCCAGAAAAGACCCTTGGTCCCTTTACAAAGCTTGAGACTGCCTATAAAGCCATGATCACAGGGCAAATGAACGCTATTAGCAACAAAGAGATCACAAGTCTCCCTGTCGATAACTATCTTGCATTCTGCTGGCGCCTCTCCGCACTCTCCTTACTCACTTCATCCGAAGCGAACGAAGGGCCTTTTTATCTCAAGCATTACGACGATAAAGGTGACCATATTCTTGTGGATGATGACTATAATATCACGGGTATCATTGATTGGGAATTCGCTTCAGCAGAAGCGAAGGACCTAGCCTTTAGTTCTCCCTGCATGATGTGGCCAGTTGGAGATTACTACGACGGGTTGAATAACCtctccgaagaagagactGAATTTGCACATATGTTCGAAATCCGTGGACGTAAGGATATCTCCGAGATTATCCTGAACggccggcgatggcagcggtttttgtttttccttgGGGGtggggtggaagaagatgagtCAACATTCGAATCGCTGTTCCAAGGCCTTCGCAAGTCTTTTGCTGTTGATGGTGAACAAAGCGTCTCATCATATGAGGATTGGAAAGTTGAAGCCATCAATCAGTATTCGAAGGAAGACCACGTCCTGCAACGCTTGTTACGGGAGGAGCGGGCGAAGAATCGAAAAGAGTAG